A single Carnobacterium inhibens subsp. inhibens DSM 13024 DNA region contains:
- the walK gene encoding cell wall metabolism sensor histidine kinase WalK, translating to MKKKITFFQSIDFKIIFVFIILLLVALELIGTYFVRQLETQLVTNFQEEKRLQVGFLENTIQPILIDDETTEDSEEIGNLIKDFSGNGVLEVQVIDDQHYLLGTSDSTQQNSVGSKTNDNDVHQALLLGNTVTSQYKDQTTNDRIWKLVSPIISGDGSNEILGVVALTTNIESVYEQISEITVIFLNSSLIAVALTVILSLFISRAITKPITEMTQQTIQMADGDYSGQVKVYSKDELGILSMAINDLSTKVEEAQETTESERRRLNSVLTHMTDGVIATDRRGIIVIINDKAMEMLNISQEMALGVSILKVLKIDQEYTLRKLLENEDEMQFDFSTDEVPVTLRGEFTLIQRETGFISGIVCVLHDVTKQEKIENERKEFVSNVSHELRTPLTSMRSYLEALLDGAWKDPEIAPQFLQVTQEETDRMIRMIKDLLDLSRMDSGRAVLDLEYLNVNELFDHVIKRFEMMIQSSDKQSKAFSIKREFTERQLWVEVDADKMIQVLDNIMNNAIKYSPDGGTIKCGLVETNDSVVLSISDEGLGIPKRDLTNVFDRFFRVDKARARSMGGTGLGLAISKEVVQQHKGKIWVESTEGKGTTFYISLPYLPYEEDDWE from the coding sequence ATGAAGAAAAAAATTACTTTTTTTCAATCAATTGATTTTAAAATCATCTTTGTTTTTATCATTTTGCTTTTAGTAGCATTGGAATTGATTGGAACATATTTTGTTAGGCAATTAGAAACACAGCTGGTAACTAATTTCCAAGAAGAAAAAAGACTTCAAGTAGGATTTCTAGAGAACACTATTCAACCTATTCTGATCGATGATGAAACAACAGAAGATAGTGAAGAAATAGGGAATTTGATTAAAGACTTTTCGGGAAATGGAGTCTTAGAAGTTCAAGTAATCGATGATCAACACTATTTATTAGGAACAAGCGACAGTACGCAACAAAATAGTGTGGGCAGTAAAACCAATGATAATGATGTCCACCAAGCGTTACTATTAGGAAATACAGTTACAAGTCAATACAAAGATCAAACAACCAATGACCGAATCTGGAAGTTGGTTTCTCCTATTATATCAGGTGACGGATCAAATGAAATATTAGGTGTAGTAGCTTTAACGACTAATATAGAGAGTGTTTATGAACAAATAAGTGAAATAACGGTTATTTTTCTTAATTCTTCATTAATAGCAGTTGCCTTAACGGTTATTTTATCCCTATTTATTTCCCGGGCAATAACCAAACCAATTACGGAAATGACACAACAAACTATTCAAATGGCTGATGGAGATTATTCTGGGCAAGTAAAAGTCTACAGTAAAGATGAGTTGGGTATTTTGTCAATGGCGATCAATGATTTATCTACTAAAGTTGAAGAAGCTCAAGAAACAACTGAATCTGAACGTAGACGTTTAAATAGTGTGTTAACGCATATGACTGATGGCGTTATTGCAACAGACCGTAGAGGAATCATCGTCATTATTAATGATAAAGCAATGGAAATGTTGAATATTTCCCAGGAAATGGCTTTAGGCGTTTCTATTTTAAAGGTATTAAAAATAGATCAAGAATATACTTTGCGAAAATTACTAGAAAATGAAGATGAAATGCAGTTTGATTTTTCTACTGATGAAGTACCTGTCACTTTACGTGGTGAATTCACATTGATACAAAGAGAAACGGGCTTTATTAGTGGAATCGTGTGTGTGTTACATGATGTGACTAAGCAAGAAAAAATTGAAAATGAGCGTAAAGAATTTGTATCTAATGTGTCACATGAATTGAGAACGCCTTTGACAAGTATGAGAAGTTATTTAGAAGCCTTATTGGATGGAGCTTGGAAAGATCCAGAGATAGCTCCTCAGTTTTTACAAGTAACACAAGAAGAAACAGACCGTATGATTCGTATGATCAAAGATCTATTAGACTTATCACGTATGGATTCTGGGAGAGCCGTTTTAGATTTGGAATATCTTAATGTAAACGAATTGTTTGATCATGTCATTAAACGTTTTGAAATGATGATACAATCTTCAGATAAACAAAGTAAGGCATTTTCTATTAAGAGAGAGTTTACAGAAAGACAACTATGGGTAGAAGTTGATGCGGATAAAATGATTCAAGTGTTAGATAATATTATGAATAATGCTATCAAATATTCTCCTGATGGTGGAACCATTAAGTGTGGATTGGTTGAAACGAATGATAGTGTCGTTTTAAGTATAAGTGATGAAGGTCTGGGTATTCCAAAACGAGATCTAACAAACGTCTTTGACCGTTTCTTTAGAGTAGATAAAGCTCGGGCTCGTTCTATGGGCGGGACTGGATTAGGTCTGGCTATATCTAAAGAAGTCGTTCAACAGCATAAAGGTAAGATTTGGGTAGAAAGCACGGAAGGAAAAGGAACTACTTTTTATATTTCATTGCCTTATCTTCCGTATGAGGAGGATGATTGGGAATGA
- a CDS encoding PTS sugar transporter subunit IIA: protein MSLSSKQETQSELTGKNKALLVAVTDGSMIPIEEVPDLVFSEKMIGEGFAMIPTSDVVYAPISGKLFQVAGASHAFEIRTDDGLEVLVHVGLDTVTLNGEGFETNLKKGMMIKQGEPLVKFDREYLLSRGCRLFIPVVVINGENENYHYVFKPNNEIQAEAGKTIALTIEGY from the coding sequence ATGAGCTTATCTTCAAAACAAGAAACACAAAGCGAGCTAACAGGGAAGAATAAAGCGCTATTGGTTGCTGTAACAGATGGTAGCATGATACCTATAGAAGAAGTGCCTGATTTGGTATTTTCTGAAAAAATGATTGGAGAAGGTTTTGCTATGATTCCAACATCTGATGTAGTTTATGCGCCTATTAGCGGAAAGTTATTTCAAGTAGCGGGTGCATCTCATGCATTCGAAATACGAACAGATGATGGTTTAGAAGTGTTAGTTCATGTTGGTTTGGATACTGTAACGCTAAACGGGGAAGGTTTTGAAACAAACTTAAAAAAGGGCATGATGATAAAGCAAGGTGAACCTCTAGTAAAATTTGATAGAGAGTACCTTTTAAGTCGAGGATGCCGTTTGTTTATACCTGTTGTTGTGATAAATGGAGAAAACGAGAATTACCATTATGTTTTTAAACCGAACAATGAGATACAAGCCGAAGCTGGAAAAACAATTGCGTTGACGATTGAAGGCTATTAA
- a CDS encoding alpha-amylase, translating to MLKNGLMMQYFEWYIEDDGNHWKRLKEDAKHLSEIGITSVWIPPCFKGTGTQDNGYGIYDLYDLGEFDQKGTIRTKYGTKEELIAAIDELHKYEIQVYADVVLNHKAGADGVERFKAIEVDPDDRNQTISEPYEIEGWTEFTFPGRKGKYSDFQWHWYHFSGTDYNQENEKKAIYRIEGQNKGWADDETVDNEYGNYDYLMYADIDYSHPEVVEETKKWANWFIAETGVDGFRLDAVKHINENFIYELRESIESNFGKQFFIVGEYWDQNYSSLKNYLESQGYKMDLFDVGLHHQLEQASKMGNEFDLTQLFDQTLIQNNPMQAVTFVDNHDSQPNQSLESFIEPWFKPAAYGVILLRQEGYPVLFYGDYYGIKGDDPIEPQREVIDKLLYLKKNYAYGNQTDYFDHRNCIGWTRSGNEEYPKGCAVVISNSEAGFKDMFVGEDKSGCVYEDYLGNCTNKITIDEEGNGHFLVEAGSVSVWVNKEE from the coding sequence ATGCTTAAAAATGGACTAATGATGCAATATTTTGAGTGGTATATAGAAGATGATGGTAACCATTGGAAACGTTTAAAGGAAGATGCAAAACATTTAAGTGAAATTGGAATAACCAGTGTATGGATTCCACCATGTTTTAAAGGTACAGGAACACAAGACAATGGATACGGAATATATGATTTATACGATTTAGGTGAGTTTGATCAAAAAGGTACTATCCGCACAAAGTATGGTACAAAAGAAGAATTAATAGCAGCAATTGATGAGCTGCATAAATACGAAATCCAAGTTTATGCAGATGTTGTTTTAAATCATAAAGCAGGCGCAGATGGAGTTGAACGATTTAAAGCGATTGAAGTGGATCCTGATGATCGCAATCAAACAATCAGTGAACCCTATGAAATTGAAGGATGGACAGAGTTTACTTTTCCAGGTAGAAAAGGGAAATACTCTGATTTCCAATGGCATTGGTACCATTTTTCAGGAACGGATTACAATCAAGAAAACGAGAAAAAAGCTATTTATCGTATTGAAGGTCAAAATAAAGGCTGGGCCGATGACGAAACAGTAGATAACGAGTATGGCAATTACGATTACCTCATGTATGCTGATATTGATTATAGTCATCCAGAAGTTGTTGAAGAAACAAAAAAATGGGCTAATTGGTTTATTGCAGAAACTGGAGTAGATGGTTTTAGGTTAGATGCTGTCAAACATATTAACGAAAATTTTATTTATGAATTACGCGAAAGTATTGAATCTAATTTTGGCAAACAATTTTTTATTGTGGGAGAGTATTGGGACCAAAATTACTCTAGTTTAAAGAATTATTTAGAGAGCCAAGGCTATAAAATGGATCTATTTGACGTAGGATTGCATCACCAATTAGAACAAGCTTCAAAAATGGGTAACGAATTTGATTTGACACAATTATTTGATCAAACGTTAATCCAAAATAATCCCATGCAAGCTGTAACTTTTGTAGATAATCATGATTCTCAACCAAATCAATCGCTGGAATCCTTTATTGAGCCATGGTTTAAGCCTGCAGCTTATGGAGTTATCTTACTAAGACAAGAAGGCTATCCAGTGCTCTTTTACGGTGATTATTACGGTATCAAAGGGGATGATCCGATTGAACCTCAACGTGAAGTAATCGATAAATTATTGTACCTTAAAAAGAATTATGCTTATGGAAATCAAACAGATTATTTTGATCACAGAAATTGTATTGGTTGGACTCGATCAGGAAATGAAGAGTATCCAAAAGGGTGTGCTGTAGTCATCTCAAATAGTGAAGCTGGCTTTAAGGATATGTTTGTAGGAGAAGACAAAAGCGGATGCGTTTATGAAGATTATCTAGGTAATTGTACAAATAAAATAACGATTGATGAAGAAGGTAATGGTCATTTTCTTGTAGAAGCTGGTTCTGTATCTGTGTGGGTGAATAAAGAAGAATAA
- a CDS encoding DUF948 domain-containing protein: protein MSVEFIIAIGVVVLALVALVIVGILIGKKVGKLMKEINSTQTTVQDHINHFTKEADAITSKIDHMTTRVDGMTKDIAVKQSYISSFTQTTSEFGESINDLKQNGTKVVSSLFSSSRRKVTVTPPRITKVGKTALKMYQTRKKRTKKRFSFN from the coding sequence ATGTCAGTCGAATTTATCATAGCAATTGGTGTTGTTGTCTTAGCCTTGGTTGCTTTAGTTATTGTAGGAATTCTCATCGGTAAAAAAGTTGGAAAACTAATGAAAGAAATTAATTCAACTCAAACCACTGTTCAAGATCATATCAATCATTTTACAAAAGAAGCAGATGCTATAACAAGTAAAATAGATCATATGACTACTAGAGTAGATGGTATGACCAAAGATATCGCTGTTAAACAATCTTATATTTCTAGCTTTACTCAGACAACAAGTGAATTTGGAGAATCGATCAATGACTTAAAACAAAATGGCACAAAAGTCGTTTCATCTCTTTTCTCTAGCTCACGTAGAAAAGTTACGGTTACTCCTCCTCGCATAACTAAAGTAGGAAAAACTGCTTTGAAGATGTATCAAACTAGAAAAAAGAGGACAAAAAAACGTTTTTCATTTAATTAA
- a CDS encoding ZIP family metal transporter, which translates to MVEFFSSLSPLVQTIIATLFTWGMTALGATLVFTTKNVNQKLMDGMLGFAGGVMIAASFWSLLSPALSMAESGPIPAWIPAAIGFMLGGIFLWSADNVLPHLNPNMPPAEAEGVNPQKRKRSTLLVLAITMHNIPEGLAVGVAFGSVATGNPEASIAGAVALAIGMGIQNFPEGTAVAMPLRRDGMSRAKSFYYGQLSGAVEPIAAIVGVLAVTVMEPLLPYALSFAAGAMIFVVAEEVIPGSQENGNKDLASMWLMIGFTIMMILDVALG; encoded by the coding sequence TTGGTTGAATTTTTTAGTTCTTTAAGCCCACTTGTACAAACGATAATTGCGACGCTCTTTACCTGGGGAATGACTGCTTTAGGAGCCACTTTAGTATTCACTACCAAAAATGTTAATCAAAAGTTAATGGATGGAATGCTAGGTTTTGCTGGAGGAGTAATGATAGCGGCAAGTTTTTGGTCACTATTATCGCCAGCTCTGTCAATGGCTGAAAGCGGACCGATACCTGCTTGGATACCTGCTGCAATTGGTTTTATGCTAGGGGGAATTTTTTTATGGAGTGCAGATAATGTTTTGCCCCATTTAAATCCTAATATGCCTCCAGCAGAAGCTGAAGGGGTGAATCCTCAAAAAAGAAAACGCAGTACATTATTAGTTTTAGCGATTACGATGCATAATATACCTGAGGGTTTAGCAGTAGGTGTTGCATTTGGATCCGTTGCAACTGGGAATCCAGAAGCCTCTATCGCTGGAGCTGTTGCTTTAGCAATTGGTATGGGAATCCAGAATTTTCCAGAAGGAACTGCGGTTGCTATGCCCTTAAGACGTGATGGTATGTCTAGAGCGAAAAGTTTTTACTATGGTCAACTTTCGGGAGCTGTTGAACCGATAGCGGCTATAGTAGGGGTATTAGCTGTTACAGTAATGGAACCATTGCTTCCATATGCTTTAAGTTTTGCAGCAGGAGCTATGATCTTTGTTGTTGCTGAAGAAGTTATACCTGGTTCACAAGAAAATGGAAATAAAGATTTAGCATCTATGTGGTTGATGATTGGTTTTACAATCATGATGATCTTAGATGTAGCTCTGGGATAG
- a CDS encoding adenylosuccinate synthase: protein MSSVVVVGTQWGDEGKGKITDFLSENAEVIARYQGGDNAGHTIQFDGVTFKLHLIPSGIFYKDKISVIGNGVVVNPKALVKELAYLHERGITTDNLRISDRAHVILPYHIQLDQLQEDSKGDQKIGTTIKGIGPAYMDKAARVGIRIADLLDKEIFEERLRINLEEKNRSFVKMFDSTAIEFEDIFEEYYQYGQELKQYVCDTSVVLNDALDDGKRVLFEGAQGVMLDIDQGTYPFVTSSNPVAGGVTIGSGVGPSKIDKVVGVCKAYTSRVGDGPFPTELFDEVGQRIRDIGREYGTTTGRPRRIGWFDTVVMRHSKRVSGITNLSLNSIDVLSGLETVKICTAYERNGEEILHYPASLKELAECTPIYEELPGWSEDITECRTLAELPENARNYVHRISELVGVRISTFSVGPDREQTNILESVWAQV from the coding sequence ATGTCTTCAGTAGTAGTAGTTGGTACACAATGGGGCGATGAAGGAAAAGGAAAGATTACAGATTTTTTAAGTGAAAATGCAGAAGTCATTGCACGTTATCAAGGCGGCGACAATGCTGGACACACCATTCAATTTGATGGTGTAACTTTCAAATTACACTTAATTCCATCAGGTATTTTCTATAAAGATAAAATTAGTGTTATTGGAAATGGTGTTGTTGTAAATCCTAAAGCACTTGTTAAAGAGTTAGCTTACTTGCATGAAAGAGGCATAACAACTGACAATCTACGTATATCTGATCGTGCACATGTTATTTTGCCTTATCATATTCAACTAGATCAATTACAAGAAGATTCTAAAGGCGATCAAAAAATCGGAACGACAATCAAAGGTATTGGTCCAGCTTATATGGACAAAGCAGCACGTGTCGGAATCCGAATTGCTGACTTATTAGATAAAGAGATTTTTGAAGAACGTTTACGTATTAACTTAGAAGAAAAAAATCGTAGTTTTGTAAAAATGTTTGATTCTACTGCAATTGAATTTGAAGATATTTTTGAAGAATATTACCAATACGGTCAAGAGCTTAAACAATATGTTTGTGATACTTCAGTTGTCTTAAATGATGCTTTAGATGATGGCAAACGCGTATTATTTGAAGGTGCTCAAGGTGTTATGTTGGATATTGATCAAGGTACGTATCCTTTCGTTACATCTTCTAACCCAGTGGCTGGTGGAGTGACAATCGGTAGTGGTGTTGGTCCTTCAAAAATTGATAAAGTAGTCGGTGTATGTAAAGCTTATACTTCACGTGTGGGAGATGGTCCATTCCCAACTGAATTATTTGACGAAGTTGGGCAACGAATTCGCGATATTGGTCGTGAATATGGTACAACAACAGGTCGTCCACGTCGTATTGGTTGGTTTGATACAGTAGTGATGCGTCATTCAAAACGTGTATCTGGTATTACTAATCTTTCTTTAAACTCAATCGACGTTTTAAGTGGATTAGAAACGGTTAAAATTTGTACTGCTTATGAACGTAATGGAGAAGAAATTTTACACTACCCAGCAAGTTTAAAAGAACTAGCTGAATGTACACCAATCTATGAAGAACTACCAGGTTGGAGCGAAGATATTACAGAATGCCGTACTTTAGCAGAGCTTCCTGAAAATGCAAGAAATTATGTACACCGCATTTCTGAATTAGTAGGTGTCCGTATTTCAACTTTCTCAGTTGGACCTGACCGTGAACAAACAAACATATTAGAAAGTGTTTGGGCACAAGTTTAA
- the thiM gene encoding hydroxyethylthiazole kinase, with protein MLIQIKKKAPLVHCMTNYVVANFTANGLLAVGASPIMADEVKEVSEIVSISQALLINIGTVNDRTAEAMLLAGKKANELSIPIVLDPVGVGSTSYRKQLVKHLLKKIQFDLIRCNAGELAAIAGEVWQPKGVDSGTGEIDIAKIAKRVALQYTCLVIVTGESDFITDGHEGIHVSGGKKIATHITGTGCLLSAICAASLASSGMNPMQSLAATLKDYKQAAEQSTNEVGTFALQFMNTLQKLSEVER; from the coding sequence ATGTTAATACAAATTAAAAAAAAAGCTCCTTTAGTGCATTGCATGACGAATTACGTAGTTGCTAATTTCACAGCGAATGGGTTACTTGCAGTCGGTGCTTCGCCTATTATGGCTGATGAAGTTAAAGAGGTATCTGAAATAGTATCGATTTCTCAAGCATTGCTTATTAACATTGGAACAGTGAATGACCGTACAGCAGAAGCTATGCTGCTTGCAGGCAAAAAAGCAAATGAATTATCTATTCCTATTGTGTTGGATCCAGTAGGTGTTGGTTCTACAAGTTATCGCAAACAATTGGTTAAGCACCTTCTGAAGAAAATTCAGTTTGATTTAATTCGGTGCAATGCAGGTGAGCTAGCGGCAATTGCCGGTGAGGTTTGGCAACCAAAAGGTGTAGATAGCGGCACAGGTGAAATAGATATTGCTAAAATCGCAAAACGAGTTGCTTTGCAGTATACGTGCCTTGTCATTGTAACGGGTGAATCAGATTTTATAACAGATGGGCATGAGGGAATTCATGTTTCAGGAGGCAAGAAAATAGCGACACACATCACAGGTACTGGGTGTTTATTAAGTGCTATCTGTGCAGCGTCGCTTGCGAGCAGCGGTATGAATCCAATGCAAAGTTTAGCAGCGACGTTAAAAGATTACAAGCAAGCTGCTGAACAAAGTACAAATGAAGTGGGTACGTTTGCTTTACAATTTATGAACACATTACAAAAATTATCGGAGGTTGAGAGATGA
- the thiD gene encoding bifunctional hydroxymethylpyrimidine kinase/phosphomethylpyrimidine kinase, translating to MTALTIAGSDSGGGAGIQADIKTFQELGVFGTTAITALTDQNTLGVHGIFEVSPIFVQQQLQTILDDFSVKAIKTGMLFSAEIIEVVAKIVQQYQIPLIVDPVMIAKGGASLLQDEAVKTLIEKLFPYTTICTPNIPEAELLTGKRIKNVKDIEEAAQQILQMGVECVIIKGGHLDGEQATDRVYTRQHSFSISTPRIQTKDTHGTGCTFSAALTANIAKGLSIHESIIEAKKFIHLAISTPLHIGNGHGPTNHFAYNDQKRTCEVAVNEL from the coding sequence ATGACTGCACTAACAATAGCTGGATCAGATTCAGGTGGCGGTGCTGGAATTCAAGCGGATATAAAAACATTTCAAGAACTGGGTGTATTTGGAACAACAGCAATAACAGCATTAACTGATCAAAATACACTAGGAGTACACGGTATTTTTGAAGTATCGCCAATTTTTGTACAGCAACAATTACAAACAATACTAGATGATTTTTCTGTAAAAGCAATTAAAACAGGAATGTTATTTTCAGCTGAAATTATTGAAGTTGTGGCTAAAATCGTACAACAATACCAAATTCCACTAATCGTTGATCCAGTGATGATTGCAAAAGGCGGAGCAAGTCTTTTACAAGATGAAGCAGTAAAAACGTTAATCGAAAAGCTGTTTCCTTATACAACAATTTGCACACCAAATATCCCTGAGGCAGAACTTTTAACAGGCAAACGGATTAAAAATGTTAAAGATATTGAAGAAGCTGCACAGCAAATCCTTCAAATGGGGGTTGAATGCGTGATTATAAAAGGAGGTCATTTAGATGGAGAACAGGCAACGGATAGAGTATACACTCGTCAGCATTCTTTTTCAATAAGTACCCCTCGTATACAAACAAAAGATACACATGGGACAGGTTGTACATTTTCTGCAGCTCTTACAGCAAATATTGCAAAAGGACTGTCCATACATGAATCGATTATTGAAGCAAAAAAATTCATCCATCTAGCTATTTCTACCCCTCTTCATATTGGAAATGGTCATGGACCAACAAATCATTTTGCTTATAACGATCAAAAAAGAACCTGTGAGGTAGCAGTAAATGAACTGTAA
- the yycF gene encoding response regulator YycF, whose product MKKILVVDDEKPISDIVKFNLTKEGYEVFTAYDGEEALEKVEEVLPDLIILDLMLPKKDGLEVCREVRKSHDMPIIMVTAKDSEIDKVLGLELGADDYVTKPFSNRELTARVKANLRRHDNAKTPVVEEVETNDIEVGALTIHPDAYIVSKRGETIELTHREFELLHYLAKHLGQVMTREHLLQTVWGYDYFGDVRTVDVTVRRLREKIEDNPSHPTWLVTRRGVGYYLRNPEQE is encoded by the coding sequence TTGAAAAAAATATTAGTAGTTGATGATGAAAAACCAATTTCGGATATTGTAAAATTTAATTTAACAAAAGAAGGTTATGAAGTATTTACTGCGTATGATGGAGAAGAAGCTTTAGAAAAAGTTGAGGAAGTATTGCCTGATCTGATTATCTTAGATTTGATGCTTCCTAAAAAAGACGGGCTAGAAGTCTGTCGCGAAGTACGTAAAAGTCACGACATGCCTATTATTATGGTGACAGCAAAAGATTCAGAAATCGACAAAGTTCTTGGATTAGAACTTGGGGCTGATGATTATGTGACCAAACCTTTTTCAAATAGAGAACTTACTGCGCGTGTTAAAGCAAACTTAAGACGTCATGACAATGCTAAAACTCCTGTCGTTGAAGAAGTAGAAACAAACGATATTGAAGTTGGTGCATTAACGATTCATCCTGATGCATATATTGTTTCTAAAAGAGGAGAAACGATTGAATTAACTCACCGTGAATTTGAATTGCTGCATTATTTAGCTAAGCATTTAGGTCAAGTGATGACTAGAGAACATTTATTGCAAACGGTATGGGGTTATGATTATTTCGGTGATGTGAGAACAGTGGATGTAACGGTTAGAAGACTGAGAGAAAAAATAGAAGATAATCCAAGTCATCCAACTTGGCTTGTCACAAGACGTGGAGTGGGCTACTATTTAAGAAATCCTGAACAGGAGTAG
- a CDS encoding DUF378 domain-containing protein: MKTLDSIALALLIVGGLNWLLVGLFEFDLVATLFGGQTSLLSKIVYIIVGLCALYSLKFFPLLTSNRRDRD, translated from the coding sequence ATGAAAACATTGGATAGTATTGCGTTAGCATTGCTAATTGTAGGTGGTTTAAACTGGTTGTTGGTTGGACTCTTTGAATTTGATCTTGTTGCTACGCTTTTTGGAGGACAAACATCGCTATTATCAAAAATTGTTTATATCATCGTTGGCTTGTGTGCACTTTATTCCTTGAAGTTTTTCCCATTATTAACGTCAAATCGCAGAGACAGAGACTAA
- a CDS encoding YtxH domain-containing protein, with the protein MANSFTKTLFVGAAAAVTALLFAPKSGKELREDIKAQAYDLKDQAMDQVNSFAEEVKQSYKEVEEEISYTDPELASTIEDIETDLNLHSEPVDTSEFNGTVEVPSSPTVEDLTDTPDLSVEDRRGQL; encoded by the coding sequence ATGGCTAACAGTTTTACTAAAACTTTATTTGTAGGAGCTGCTGCTGCAGTTACTGCTTTATTATTCGCTCCTAAATCAGGAAAAGAATTACGTGAAGATATCAAAGCACAAGCATATGATTTAAAAGATCAAGCAATGGATCAAGTAAACAGTTTTGCTGAAGAAGTAAAACAAAGTTACAAAGAAGTTGAAGAAGAAATCAGCTACACTGATCCTGAATTAGCTTCTACTATTGAAGACATTGAAACAGATTTAAATCTTCACTCTGAACCTGTTGATACTTCAGAATTTAACGGAACTGTAGAAGTTCCTTCATCACCTACCGTTGAAGATTTAACTGATACCCCAGATCTATCTGTTGAAGATAGACGTGGACAATTATAG
- the thiE gene encoding thiamine phosphate synthase yields the protein MNCNILNVYFIMGTVNCRKDPLETLEEALQAGITCFQLREKGEGSLTGKAYEEFARACQKMCQAYQVPFIVNDDVELAFKLNADGFHIGQEDLALPIFREKAKGKIVGVSVHNSREMEQAILNGADYVGIGPLYKTQSKKDAKPPAGLYFLKAIRKQFANFPIVGIGGITEENANAVRSSGADGVSVISVICHSEDIGQTVKNLLSKKKIN from the coding sequence ATGAACTGTAATATTTTGAACGTTTATTTTATAATGGGTACAGTGAACTGTAGAAAAGATCCTTTGGAAACCCTTGAAGAAGCTTTACAAGCAGGGATTACTTGTTTTCAATTACGTGAAAAGGGTGAAGGGTCTTTAACAGGTAAAGCGTATGAAGAGTTTGCTCGTGCTTGTCAAAAAATGTGTCAAGCTTACCAAGTACCGTTTATCGTCAATGATGATGTAGAGCTTGCATTTAAATTAAATGCGGATGGTTTTCATATCGGCCAAGAAGATCTAGCGCTTCCTATATTTCGTGAAAAAGCAAAAGGAAAAATAGTGGGTGTTTCTGTACACAATTCTAGAGAAATGGAACAAGCGATACTTAACGGAGCAGATTACGTCGGAATTGGTCCACTATATAAAACGCAATCTAAAAAAGATGCGAAGCCTCCTGCTGGGTTGTATTTTTTAAAAGCTATACGAAAACAATTTGCTAACTTTCCAATTGTAGGAATAGGTGGAATTACAGAAGAAAATGCTAATGCCGTTCGTTCTTCAGGCGCAGACGGTGTGTCTGTTATTTCAGTTATTTGCCACAGTGAAGATATTGGACAAACCGTTAAGAATCTACTGTCAAAGAAAAAAATAAACTAA